A portion of the Glycine max cultivar Williams 82 chromosome 10, Glycine_max_v4.0, whole genome shotgun sequence genome contains these proteins:
- the LOC100802195 gene encoding light-harvesting complex-like protein OHP2, chloroplastic-like isoform X1, producing MSNFKVQTTPIVVEKVNCIKKIQKLTKIKSKGLSICITNPTKKMSVASSFPCIKIPACSSSPSCTSSSTSSFRFSSSKPYAAVSIRNSQTEGPLRRPVAPPVREPSSSVPQPLKPSPPSQVPPQKASPVAGDDNNVITLEFQRQKAKELQEYFKQKKLEDANQGPFFGFIGKNEISNGS from the exons ATGTCCAACTTTAAGGTTCAAACAACGCCAATTGTTGTTGAAAAAGTtaattgcataaaaaaaattcaaaaactaacaaaaataaaatctaaaggATTGAGTATCTGTATCACcaatccaacaaaaaaaatgtctgTGGCATCTTCATTCCCATGCATCAAAATCCCAGCTTGTTCCTCCTCTCCATCATGCACATCTTCATCAACTTCATCATTTAGATTTTCTTCTTCCAAGCCTTATGCTGCTGTTTCTATAAGGAACTCTCAGACTGAAGGGCCTCTGAGAAGACCAGTGGCTCCTCCTGTGAGAGAACCATCAAGTAGTGTCCCTCAGCCACTGAAGCCTTCACCTCCTTCTCAGGTTCCGCCCCAGAAGGCTTCTCCTGTTGCTGGGGATGATAATAATGTCATTACATTAGAGTTTCAGAGGCAGAAGGCTAAGGAGCTTCAGGAGTATTTCAAACAGAAGAAGCTTGAAGATGCAAATCAGGGTCCTTTCTTTGGATTCATTGGCAAAAATGAGATTAGCAATGGAag TTAA
- the LOC100802195 gene encoding Light-harvesting complex-like protein OHP2, chloroplastic-like, which translates to MSVASSFPCIKIPACSSSPSCTSSSTSSFRFSSSKPYAAVSIRNSQTEGPLRRPVAPPVREPSSSVPQPLKPSPPSQVPPQKASPVAGDDNNVITLEFQRQKAKELQEYFKQKKLEDANQGPFFGFIGKNEISNGRWAMFGFAVGLLTEYATGSDFVDQVKILLSNFGIVDLE; encoded by the exons atgtctgTGGCATCTTCATTCCCATGCATCAAAATCCCAGCTTGTTCCTCCTCTCCATCATGCACATCTTCATCAACTTCATCATTTAGATTTTCTTCTTCCAAGCCTTATGCTGCTGTTTCTATAAGGAACTCTCAGACTGAAGGGCCTCTGAGAAGACCAGTGGCTCCTCCTGTGAGAGAACCATCAAGTAGTGTCCCTCAGCCACTGAAGCCTTCACCTCCTTCTCAGGTTCCGCCCCAGAAGGCTTCTCCTGTTGCTGGGGATGATAATAATGTCATTACATTAGAGTTTCAGAGGCAGAAGGCTAAGGAGCTTCAGGAGTATTTCAAACAGAAGAAGCTTGAAGATGCAAATCAGGGTCCTTTCTTTGGATTCATTGGCAAAAATGAGATTAGCAATGGAag ATGGGCAATGTTTGGTTTTGCTGTTGGATTGCTAACAGAGTATGCAACGGGATCAGATTTTGTTGATCAAGTAAAGATCCTTCTCTCGAATTTTGGAATAGTAGATTTGGAATGA
- the LOC100776854 gene encoding probable serine/threonine-protein kinase At1g54610, with translation MGCVQAKSLDLEESPEYRTLDRLKLDNGYVPSTDFVAHRRSTGQRHHEPNKEYERLHQHQRREQPRKQTNKLIESGVANGEGLHLNKGKVVGREGRRVTRRDDKKLENKCCFEDEMVDGWPKWLVDNVPTQVLAGLVPRSAESYKMIDKVGQGTYSNVYKALDRETGEIVALKKVKFNTSEPESIKFMAREIMILQRLDHPNVLKLKGLATSRMQYSIYLVFEFMQTDLARVIARPEERLTEPQVKCYMHQLLSGLQHCHERGILHRDIKGSNLLIDKNGMLKIADFGLANFYGPDRHRPLTSRVVTLWYRAPELLLGDTDYGVGVDLWSAGCLLAEMFTGIPIMPGRNEVEQLHKIFRLCGTPSEEYWRKLKLSTTFRPPKSYRPSLVETFKDLPPSSLGLLCTLLALDPAFRGSASKALKNQFFITSPLACDLSGLPVIVREDDELVQANEQIKYMNSKIRRSRTYLERRKNSTSKRPIEHTVSSKQELIRNAKPETFVPIEDTDSTSTSSSVNPGGAKDQSPFFLSPFGALDQKLSPKTHHHVNGGEKNIKNLPPLPKSKPNATKKDDIKYRPDHFFRSASTREFRYLKREERLLLEIDD, from the exons ATGGGCTGTGTTCAGGCCAAGTCATTGGATTTGGAAGAAAGTCCCGAATACAGGACCCTAGACAGATTGAAGTTGGATAATGGCTATGTCCCAAGTACCGACTTTGTTGCTCATAGAAGATCCACCGGTCAAAGACATCATGAACCTAATAAGGAGTATGAAAGACTGCATCAGCATCAGAGAAGAGAACAACCCAGAAAGCAAACTAATAAACTTATTGAGTCTGGTGTTGCCAATGGTGAAGGGCTTCATCTTAATAAGGGCAAGGTGGTTGGTAGAGAGGGGAGGAGAGTCACACGTCGTGATGATAAGAAGTTGGAAAACAAGTGTTGCTTTGAGGATGAGATGGTTGATGGCTGGCCAAAGTGGTTGGTTGATAATGTTCCTACACAAGTGTTGGCTGGCTTGGTTCCCAGGAGTGCTGAATCCTACAAAATGATTGATAAG GTAGGACAAGGAACCTACAGCAATGTTTATAAAGCTCTGGATCGAGAAACAGGAGAAATTGTGGCCCTGAAGAAGGTTAAATTCAATACATCAGAGCCTGAAAGCATTAAGTTTATGGCAAGAGAAATTATGATACTACAGAGACTGGATCACCCCAATGTATTAAAACTCAAAGGATTAGCCACTTCAAGAATGCAGTACAGTATATACCTTGTTTTTGAGTTCATGCAAACAGATTTGGCAAGAGTTATTGCTCGTCCTGAAGAGAGACTAACCGAACCACAG GTCAAGTGCTATATGCATCAATTGCTTTCAGGTCTCCAGCACTGCCATGAAAGGGGAATTCTGCATCGAGACATAAAGGGGTCAAAccttttaattgataaaaatggGATGCTTAAGATTGCAGATTTTGGTCTTGCCAATTTTTATGGTCCAGATCGTCACCGGCCTCTCACAAGCCGGGTTGTGACACTATGGTACAGAGCTCCTGAGTTATTGTTAGGTGACACAGATTATGGAGTTGGTGTTGATCTATGGAGTGCTGGATGTCTCCTGGCAGAAATGTTTACAGGAATTCCAATCATGCCTGGCAGAAATGAG gttGAGCAGCTTCATAAAATTTTCCGGCTATGTGGCACACCATCAGAGGAGTATTGGAGAAAATTGAAACTTTCTACAACTTTTAGACCTCCAAAATCTTATAGACCTAGCCTTGTAGAAACCTTCAAGGATCTCCCTCCATCTTCTTTAGGTCTTTTATGCACTTTGCTTGCTTTGGATCCTGCATTCCGTGGCAGTGCATCTAAAGCTCTTAAAAATCAG TTTTTCATTACTAGCCCATTGGCATGTGACCTCTCTGGTCTGCCTGTTATCGTCAGAGAGGATGATGAGCTTGTTCAAGCCAATGAACAGATCAA GTACATGAACTCTAAAATCAGGCGTTCTCGTACATATCTGGAGCGTCGTAAGAATTCAACATCTAAGAGACCAATAGAACATACTGTATCTTCCAAACAG GAATTGATAAGGAATGCGAAACCTGAAACTTTTGTTCCAATTGAAGACACGGATAGCACTAGTACCTCATCTAGTGTAAACCCAGGAGGGGCTAAGGACCAATCACCTTTTTTTCTATCTCCATTTGGAGCTTTAGATCAAAAGCTATCTCCAAAAACCCATCACCATGTTAATGGTGGTGAAAAAAACATCAAGAACCTTCCTCCATTACCCAAGTCAAAACCAAATGCTACCAAGAAAGATGATATCAAATACAGACCAGACCACTTTTTCAGGTCAGCTTCCACCAGAGAATTTAGATACTTAAAAAGGGAGGAACGTTTACTCTTGGAAATTGATGATTAG
- the LOC100527753 gene encoding uncharacterized protein LOC100527753: MEKSKSFPEYSCSYTEFGFSERSNSYNFNGPNQKGNGFSASSDPEIKRKKRIKAYNVLTVEGKLKTNVRNSFKWIKNKFSDIRYGV; the protein is encoded by the coding sequence ATGGAGAAAAGCAAGTCATTCCCTGAATACTCCTGCTCCTACACTGAATTTGGCTTCAGTGAAAGGTCCAACTCATATAATTTTAATGGTCCAAACCAGAAGGGAAATGGGTTTTCTGCATCAAGTGATCCAGAAATCAAGAGAAAGAAGAGGATCAAGGCCTACAATGTATTGACAGTGGAGGGAAAACTTAAAACAAATGTCAGAAACAGCTTCAAGTGGATCAAGAACAAGTTCAGCGACATTCGCTACGGTGTGTGA